A region of Marnyiella aurantia DNA encodes the following proteins:
- a CDS encoding WbqC family protein, with protein sequence MNVLLPVFYLPPVSWFAEFLKPDREILLEQFENFPKQTFRNRTLIYGANGKLALMIPIKHNGSRLYKETEISYAEDWPKQHWKSIKTAYQSSPYFEYYEDKLQTIYGEKKKYLFDFNLKVLDVIQSLLKTEVNFELTHEYLKEPVMLNLRDKFSAKNSQNKGYPEYYQSFTAKHGFIEDLSILDLLCNIGPESSTYLKNITTQQ encoded by the coding sequence ATGAACGTTTTATTGCCTGTATTTTATCTTCCGCCTGTGTCCTGGTTTGCAGAATTCCTGAAACCTGACCGGGAAATACTCCTCGAGCAATTTGAAAATTTCCCGAAACAGACCTTCCGTAACCGCACACTTATTTACGGTGCCAACGGTAAACTGGCACTCATGATACCGATAAAGCACAATGGTAGCCGTCTTTATAAGGAAACAGAGATATCATACGCCGAAGACTGGCCGAAACAACATTGGAAATCCATTAAAACAGCCTATCAAAGTTCTCCGTATTTTGAGTATTATGAAGATAAGCTGCAAACCATATATGGTGAAAAGAAGAAATACCTTTTCGACTTTAACCTTAAGGTACTTGATGTCATCCAATCGCTACTGAAAACTGAGGTAAACTTTGAACTGACGCACGAATACCTTAAAGAACCTGTGATGCTGAATCTGCGGGATAAGTTCTCAGCAAAAAACTCTCAAAACAAAGGCTATCCGGAGTATTATCAGAGCTTTACTGCAAAACATGGTTTCATTGAAGACCTGTCCATTTTGGATCTTCTGTGTAACATTGGACCGGAATCATCTACCTATCTTAAAAATATTACAACTCAACAATAA
- a CDS encoding lipocalin family protein, whose amino-acid sequence MKNLLLTGIVAASLAVSCSTAKTAQADRAEFLKMKGTWQITSVDYDKSYMIKPFDEGADAQCFVGSQWILVPNNYTGSYTLNGGGACPVKTQPIKFEVLTGNTFQFKKIFDGTKAKENETGYALTLLNQTADQFSVQQSVPFEGQTVNVVYNFQRTSK is encoded by the coding sequence ATGAAAAATTTACTTTTAACGGGAATTGTGGCAGCGTCGCTCGCTGTTTCCTGCTCAACTGCGAAAACAGCGCAAGCCGACAGAGCAGAATTTCTCAAAATGAAGGGTACGTGGCAAATTACCAGTGTAGACTATGATAAGTCTTATATGATCAAACCTTTTGATGAAGGTGCAGATGCACAGTGCTTTGTTGGCAGTCAGTGGATTTTGGTGCCGAATAACTACACCGGCTCTTATACACTTAACGGTGGTGGCGCCTGCCCCGTAAAAACGCAGCCAATTAAATTTGAAGTGTTAACAGGAAATACATTCCAGTTTAAAAAGATTTTTGACGGTACAAAAGCTAAAGAGAATGAGACTGGATATGCCCTTACGTTACTGAATCAGACCGCAGATCAGTTCTCCGTGCAGCAATCCGTTCCTTTTGAAGGACAAACCGTAAACGTGGTTTATAATTTTCAGAGGACTTCTAAATAA
- a CDS encoding FAD-binding oxidoreductase, translating into MKKNFVQRVSNWGNFPVVTRKMRSADTLSGIKSFVEEHNEVIARGNGRCYGDAALAENIFSTSRLNKFISFDRINGIIECESGVLLADILEIIIKQGYFLFVTPGTKFITVGGAIASDVHGKNHHSEGCFSDYLISFKLLTENGKVRNCSHTENSELFWATIGGMGLTGIILSAEFKLRNIETAYIRQERIKAESLDEIFSLFEESNSWTYNVAWIDCLQTGKNVGRSILMRGEHATKYELGGKTRENALKTEKKLRPSIPFTLPSFILNRFSVKFFNAIYFGKQRQKKVNEIVDYERFFFPLDTVDNWNRIYGKKGFIQYQMVIPKAGGREGMREILTTIAESGNGSFLAVLKLFGKNNPQAYNSFPMEGYTLALDFKVNQKLPTLVSQLDRIVEQYGGRIYLSKDTMSKSSLTNYLKNVDNSKFVSLQHKRIIKGVSPEMPGSGGVKKDNI; encoded by the coding sequence ATGAAAAAGAATTTTGTACAGAGAGTTTCCAATTGGGGGAACTTCCCCGTGGTTACCAGAAAAATGCGCTCCGCGGATACCCTGTCGGGCATAAAATCCTTTGTAGAAGAACATAACGAAGTGATTGCACGCGGTAACGGAAGGTGCTACGGCGATGCAGCTTTGGCCGAAAATATATTTTCTACTTCAAGGCTGAATAAATTTATCAGCTTCGACCGTATAAATGGAATAATTGAATGTGAGTCAGGTGTTTTGCTTGCGGATATTCTGGAGATCATTATTAAGCAGGGCTATTTTCTGTTTGTTACACCCGGTACAAAATTTATTACCGTGGGCGGCGCAATCGCATCGGATGTACACGGTAAAAACCATCATTCAGAGGGTTGCTTCTCCGATTATTTGATATCCTTCAAACTCCTTACGGAGAATGGAAAGGTCAGAAACTGTTCTCACACTGAGAACTCAGAACTTTTCTGGGCTACAATAGGAGGTATGGGACTTACTGGAATAATACTCTCGGCTGAATTTAAGCTAAGGAATATTGAAACCGCTTATATCCGGCAGGAGAGGATTAAAGCAGAAAGTCTTGATGAGATATTTTCACTTTTTGAGGAAAGTAATTCATGGACCTACAATGTTGCGTGGATAGACTGCCTTCAGACGGGTAAGAATGTAGGGCGCTCCATACTTATGCGCGGTGAACACGCAACTAAATATGAACTCGGGGGTAAAACCCGTGAAAATGCGCTCAAAACAGAGAAAAAACTAAGGCCATCAATTCCTTTTACTCTGCCATCTTTTATTTTAAACAGATTTTCTGTTAAATTTTTCAATGCCATCTATTTTGGTAAGCAGCGTCAAAAGAAGGTGAATGAGATTGTAGATTATGAACGGTTTTTCTTTCCGTTGGACACTGTAGATAACTGGAACCGTATTTACGGGAAAAAGGGATTTATACAGTATCAAATGGTAATTCCTAAAGCAGGCGGCAGGGAAGGTATGCGGGAAATCCTTACAACAATTGCCGAAAGCGGAAACGGTTCCTTCCTGGCAGTTCTTAAACTGTTCGGTAAAAATAATCCGCAAGCTTACAATTCATTCCCGATGGAAGGTTACACACTGGCACTTGATTTCAAAGTTAACCAAAAACTTCCAACACTGGTTTCACAACTGGACCGCATAGTCGAACAATATGGCGGACGGATTTATTTGAGCAAGGACACCATGAGTAAATCTTCGCTAACCAATTATTTGAAAAATGTTGATAATTCTAAATTTGTCTCACTGCAGCATAAAAGAATTATCAAAGGGGTTTCACCGGAAATGCCCGGTAGCGGTGGTGTTAAAAAAGATAATATATAA
- a CDS encoding OmpA family protein, which translates to MKLRNIYVAGAAAALMLTSCETIQNSNHQQRGTVVGASTGAVLGGVLGNNIGKGGNAPAGAVLGGIIGGVAGNVIGRKMDQQAKEIKQTLPGAEVERVNEGIKVTLPERMVNFGFDSSELTADSRANLDKLAQILNNNDDTNINIYGHTDSKGTDSYNQALSERRAAAVKSYLVGKGVAASRMFPMGMGESDPKSTNDTDAGRAENRRVEFAITANENMIKEAQQGQ; encoded by the coding sequence ATGAAACTAAGAAATATATATGTGGCGGGAGCTGCTGCAGCATTAATGCTAACGAGTTGCGAAACTATTCAGAATTCAAACCATCAGCAAAGAGGTACTGTTGTAGGCGCATCTACAGGTGCCGTGTTGGGTGGCGTCCTTGGTAATAATATAGGTAAAGGAGGTAACGCTCCGGCCGGCGCAGTTCTAGGGGGCATCATTGGGGGTGTCGCAGGTAATGTGATTGGCCGTAAAATGGACCAGCAGGCAAAAGAGATTAAACAGACTTTACCAGGTGCTGAAGTAGAGAGGGTAAATGAAGGTATTAAAGTGACATTGCCGGAAAGAATGGTAAATTTCGGTTTTGACTCGTCAGAACTTACCGCCGATTCCAGAGCTAATCTTGATAAACTGGCTCAAATCCTGAACAATAATGACGATACCAATATCAATATTTATGGTCATACAGACAGTAAAGGAACGGACAGCTACAACCAGGCCCTCTCGGAAAGAAGAGCAGCCGCTGTGAAATCTTATCTTGTTGGTAAAGGAGTTGCCGCCAGCCGTATGTTCCCTATGGGTATGGGTGAAAGTGATCCTAAGTCTACCAATGACACGGATGCTGGCAGAGCTGAAAACCGTCGTGTAGAGTTTGCCATTACCGCAAATGAGAACATGATTAAAGAAGCTCAGCAGGGTCAGTAA
- a CDS encoding HAD family hydrolase, giving the protein MKKLYCFDFDGTLTYRDTMFMFLRHYNPVRFYLQFVLHTPLFILLKLNLMDAERVKKSYIASMLKGESRTRIEEEAEKFFTQNYPEIIRRNALDFLNNRDADHTESWMITASLDIWVRPFAQKFNMKLLATEAEYVDGIFTGKFITPNCNGNEKLNRIKSEMKGRKYDKIIAFGDTAGDKPMLNWADESYFRFFH; this is encoded by the coding sequence ATGAAAAAACTGTACTGCTTCGATTTTGACGGAACACTTACTTACAGGGATACGATGTTCATGTTTCTCCGTCATTACAATCCTGTTCGATTTTACCTGCAGTTCGTATTGCATACGCCTCTTTTTATTTTGTTAAAACTTAACTTAATGGATGCAGAACGGGTGAAGAAAAGTTATATAGCCTCTATGCTTAAAGGTGAAAGCAGAACCCGGATTGAAGAAGAAGCAGAAAAATTTTTTACACAAAATTACCCAGAAATTATTCGCCGGAACGCTCTGGATTTTTTGAACAACAGAGATGCTGATCACACTGAAAGCTGGATGATTACAGCATCTCTGGATATTTGGGTAAGACCTTTCGCACAGAAATTCAATATGAAACTTTTGGCCACAGAAGCGGAATATGTGGACGGCATATTTACGGGTAAGTTTATAACGCCTAACTGTAACGGCAACGAAAAACTGAACCGCATAAAAAGCGAAATGAAAGGCAGAAAATATGATAAGATCATCGCTTTCGGCGATACTGCGGGTGACAAGCCAATGCTCAATTGGGCAGACGAAAGTTATTTCCGTTTTTTTCATTAA
- a CDS encoding S8 family serine peptidase, whose translation MKRLFIATSFLFGFGLVSAQSAAALDPMKDKDLMTWYHKDFSATNVYGINTENAYKYLESKGLKPKTVVVGVLDSGVEVDHPGLIKNMWKNPNEVPNNGKDDDGNGYVDDVHGWNFIGGKNGDIDADNLEVTRIVKKYQSVFEGADSSQNKTNQAKMPAEFEMYMKSKEIYTKKGMEAKQAFQTYSMINSMIPTMVSMLNGKVLTPEAVAAIKPTTQEQAMSAQVLSGIATDPQFAGKTPAEVETLLKAQMKEAITHFESQATKHYNLDFDPRAEIVGDNYDDYKEKYYGNNNYEGPDAGHGTHVAGIIAGLAHGDEVQYGVASKVAKIMAIRTVPNGDERDKDVANSIRYAVDNGAKILNMSFGKPVSPGKEVVWDAFKYAQDKGVLLVKAAGNDNEDLAENTYFPSNFKSTADAQPFISNMIVVGASTKDAEFLRASFSNYNQKMVDVFAPGQEIYAPVPDAKYRYEQGTSMASPVVAGAAAVLLAYMPNLKPEQIIESLVKTANKSSVNAMLPTNTNNRFDLISRSGGVIDLRKAAEYAYTNFCKAEGKASKPAYKKAAAKKKAK comes from the coding sequence ATGAAAAGACTTTTTATAGCAACTTCTTTCCTGTTTGGATTTGGATTGGTTTCTGCACAGTCGGCTGCTGCATTGGATCCAATGAAAGATAAGGATTTAATGACCTGGTACCACAAGGATTTTTCGGCTACCAATGTTTACGGAATTAATACAGAGAATGCATATAAATATTTGGAGTCCAAGGGTCTGAAACCTAAAACTGTAGTGGTAGGTGTTCTGGACAGCGGAGTAGAGGTGGATCATCCCGGACTGATTAAGAATATGTGGAAGAACCCGAATGAAGTTCCTAACAACGGTAAAGACGACGATGGAAACGGTTATGTAGACGATGTTCACGGTTGGAACTTTATTGGTGGAAAGAACGGTGATATTGATGCCGATAACCTGGAAGTTACCCGGATCGTCAAGAAATATCAATCCGTTTTTGAAGGCGCAGATTCTTCTCAAAATAAGACCAATCAGGCAAAGATGCCGGCTGAGTTTGAGATGTATATGAAATCCAAGGAGATTTATACTAAAAAAGGGATGGAGGCAAAACAGGCCTTTCAAACTTACAGTATGATCAACTCCATGATTCCAACAATGGTTTCCATGCTTAACGGTAAGGTGCTGACTCCGGAGGCGGTGGCGGCCATCAAGCCAACTACTCAGGAACAAGCAATGTCGGCACAGGTGCTGTCCGGGATTGCTACGGACCCGCAGTTTGCGGGTAAGACACCTGCAGAGGTAGAAACATTGTTGAAGGCACAGATGAAAGAAGCTATTACCCATTTTGAGTCACAGGCAACGAAACACTATAATCTGGATTTTGATCCGCGTGCAGAGATTGTTGGAGATAACTACGACGATTATAAAGAAAAATATTACGGAAACAACAATTACGAAGGACCGGATGCAGGTCACGGTACCCATGTGGCAGGCATCATTGCAGGATTGGCACATGGCGATGAGGTTCAGTATGGCGTAGCATCAAAAGTTGCAAAGATCATGGCCATCCGTACAGTTCCAAACGGTGACGAGCGGGATAAGGATGTTGCTAACTCAATTAGATATGCTGTGGATAATGGTGCAAAAATCCTGAATATGAGCTTTGGAAAACCTGTTTCTCCGGGCAAGGAAGTGGTTTGGGATGCATTCAAATACGCACAGGATAAAGGTGTACTTCTTGTAAAGGCGGCCGGTAATGATAATGAGGACTTGGCAGAAAATACATATTTTCCAAGCAACTTTAAAAGTACTGCAGACGCGCAGCCATTCATCAGTAATATGATAGTGGTAGGTGCCAGCACAAAGGATGCTGAGTTTCTTAGAGCTTCATTCTCAAATTATAACCAAAAAATGGTAGACGTTTTTGCGCCGGGCCAGGAAATATATGCTCCGGTGCCGGATGCTAAATATAGATATGAGCAGGGAACCTCAATGGCTTCACCAGTCGTTGCGGGTGCAGCAGCAGTTTTATTGGCTTATATGCCTAACCTTAAGCCGGAACAGATCATTGAATCATTGGTGAAAACTGCCAACAAATCTTCTGTAAATGCGATGCTTCCTACCAATACAAACAACCGTTTTGATTTGATTTCCAGATCCGGAGGTGTCATTGATTTGCGCAAGGCTGCGGAGTATGCGTACACCAACTTCTGCAAAGCAGAAGGTAAAGCATCTAAGCCTGCATATAAAAAGGCTGCAGCGAAGAAAAAAGCGAAATAA
- a CDS encoding SDR family NAD(P)-dependent oxidoreductase has product MIVLGSNSEVAQAFVEEVLQQDGNLENLYLFTSEVETAEKFARHLEVKYLQDSEIIPLDLTNEVNFQHFERIDGSLLFCAVGYMGMDTDEGLYDSKNTSRVLDINYSKLLPVLTYFAEKMERRRGGTLVVLSSVAGERGRQSNFIYGSAKAGLTAYLSGLRNYMHDRRVNVITVKPGFMRTRMTEGLPLNPVLTVTPAKAAKYIFRAYKKQQNVVYVLPVWRIIMFIIRHIPEFIFIKLKL; this is encoded by the coding sequence ATGATTGTATTAGGCAGCAACTCGGAAGTAGCACAGGCTTTTGTTGAAGAAGTCCTGCAACAGGATGGAAATCTTGAAAATCTTTATCTGTTTACCTCAGAAGTTGAAACAGCTGAGAAATTTGCCCGTCACCTGGAGGTTAAATATTTACAGGATTCGGAAATTATTCCCTTGGATCTCACCAATGAAGTAAATTTTCAGCACTTTGAGCGCATCGACGGGTCTCTGCTTTTCTGCGCAGTGGGCTACATGGGTATGGATACTGATGAAGGACTTTACGACAGTAAAAATACTTCCAGAGTATTGGATATCAATTATTCTAAGCTACTCCCTGTTCTGACTTACTTTGCAGAGAAAATGGAGCGAAGACGGGGTGGCACCCTGGTCGTGCTGTCCTCGGTTGCGGGTGAGCGCGGACGGCAGAGTAATTTTATTTATGGAAGTGCCAAGGCCGGACTCACCGCCTATCTGAGTGGACTGCGAAATTATATGCATGACCGCCGCGTGAATGTAATAACAGTAAAACCGGGTTTTATGCGAACCAGGATGACAGAAGGTTTGCCGCTTAACCCTGTTTTAACAGTCACTCCTGCAAAGGCCGCAAAATACATATTCCGGGCATATAAAAAGCAGCAGAACGTTGTGTATGTTTTACCGGTTTGGCGGATCATTATGTTTATTATCAGGCATATTCCGGAGTTTATCTTTATTAAACTTAAACTCTAA
- a CDS encoding decaprenyl-phosphate phosphoribosyltransferase, producing the protein MTKYIKLLRVEQWVKNLFVFLPLFFSGNITNADLVLKSIVAFVVFSLAASFIYILNDYSDVDSDRRHPEKCKRPIASGAVSKNTAIIFMSMVLAAGLLLLSGSHFYLHIDIGRFSSVILFYVLLNIAYTFHLKHVAIIDVSIIATGFVLRVLSGGYISGIPISQWAILLTFVLALVLALGKRRGELINAQISGRTRKALDGYNVQFADIALSISVTLAVISYLMFTVQPEVQERFGSRIFYTFIFVVFAFMRYLQQTLVHNKTESPTKIIYKDRYIQVTLALWFATFLLLIYDKQF; encoded by the coding sequence ATGACGAAATATATAAAACTGCTACGCGTAGAACAGTGGGTTAAAAACCTGTTTGTTTTCCTGCCGCTGTTTTTCTCGGGTAATATTACCAATGCCGATTTGGTATTAAAAAGTATAGTTGCGTTTGTAGTTTTCTCGCTGGCTGCAAGTTTTATTTATATTCTGAATGATTATTCTGATGTAGATTCGGACCGCCGGCACCCCGAAAAGTGTAAAAGGCCTATAGCTAGTGGAGCGGTTTCAAAAAATACCGCAATCATCTTCATGAGTATGGTTCTGGCAGCGGGACTGTTATTACTTTCGGGCTCACATTTTTATCTTCATATTGATATAGGCAGGTTTTCATCGGTCATTCTTTTTTACGTACTTCTCAACATTGCGTATACCTTTCACCTTAAACATGTTGCCATTATTGATGTTTCCATAATCGCTACAGGATTTGTACTGCGGGTTCTATCCGGAGGTTATATATCTGGAATTCCTATTTCGCAATGGGCCATCCTACTTACGTTTGTACTTGCACTTGTGCTCGCGTTAGGGAAACGCCGTGGCGAATTGATAAACGCACAGATTTCGGGTCGTACGCGTAAGGCCCTGGATGGCTATAATGTTCAGTTTGCCGATATTGCACTTTCCATTTCAGTTACACTTGCCGTTATTTCGTACCTTATGTTTACGGTGCAGCCTGAAGTGCAGGAACGGTTTGGAAGCCGCATATTTTATACCTTTATATTTGTTGTTTTTGCTTTTATGAGATACCTGCAGCAGACTCTCGTGCATAACAAAACTGAATCTCCCACTAAGATCATTTACAAAGACCGGTATATACAGGTTACCCTGGCCTTGTGGTTTGCAACATTCCTGCTGTTAATCTATGATAAGCAGTTTTAA